In the genome of Cytobacillus luteolus, the window GCTACCTCCCCGCTTAGCACGGCAAAATTGATACCACATCGTGTTTATTTACCCGACGTAAGTACAAGTATATCTGCTTTCATATAAAATTGCAATGAATATAGACTGTAAAATTCTTGAAATTAGTCCTGATAGCGTAACCTATGGTTCCAAATTAAGCTGCTTTTTTTCTTTTTTCTGTAACCTCAAACGTTTAAAAAAATCGCTTAGCAATAAACCACATTCCTCTTCAAGGACACCTTGCACAACTTCCGACTGGTGATTGAAGCGCTCTTCCTGCAGTAAATCCATCAATGTACCAGCACATCCACCTTTAGGATCTTTTGCTCCATAGACTACTCTTTTTACGCGAGATAATACAATAGCACCGGCACACATAGCACAAGGTTCAAGTGTAACATATAATGTTGCTTCTTCAAGTCTCCATGAACCAACCACCTTGCAAGCCTGATCTATTGCAAGTAATTCTGCGTGTGCAATCGATCGTTGTTCAGTTTCCCGTAAATTATGCGCTGAAGCAATCACTTCATTATCCTTAACAATTATTGCACCAATCGGCACCTCGTTAATCATTTCAGCTTTTTTTGCCTCTATGATAGCCAACCTCATAAAATAATCATCATTGTACATCCTAATAACTCCTTGCTTTGTTTTTCTTTCATTCTTTTTTTTATAAAAAGTAAATACTAATAACAACTCATTTAAACAATTCAGAGCAAAGGAGTGATAGTTATGTTTAAGTACCCCTTTTATGAAGATCAACGTGTTGCTTTACTTATTATTGACATGATTAATGATTTTAAGTTTGAGTATGGGAAAGCCTTAGCAGAGAAAGCATTACCTATGAGCGACTCTATTTTAAAGCTAAAGCAACAATTTAAGCAACAAAATCTACCTGTTATATACATAAATGACCACTATAATCTCTGGCAAGCTAACCTTCCACGTTTACTTGATCACTGTTTAAATAAACAAAGCGAGCCTATTCTAAAAAAGCTGGCTCCACAAGAAGATGACTACTTTCTTATCAAGCCGAAGCACTCTGCATTTTATAATACATCCTTAGAGACATTATTGCGCGAGCTTGACATTGATACATTAGTTCTTACTGGTATTGCCGGGAACATTTGCGTACTTTTTACTGCTAATGATGCCTATATGAGAGGCTACAAGCTTATTATCCCAAGTGATTGTATTACTTCAAATGATTCACGTGATAATGAATATGCTTTGTTAATGATGAAAAATGTATTAAAGGCACACCTTTTCTCGACAAAAGATATGACTGAATCTTTATCAGACGAATAAAACTGTTCATTTTTCCTTCCCCTTCACATAAGTTTATAGAGGTAAAAGTAACTTAATGAAGGGAATGATTCATATGCAGATTCATGTAGTTCAACCAGGACAAAACTTGAGTGGTATTGCTTCTGCTTATAATACAACTGTGGAGGATATAGTAGAAGCAAATGAGATACCAGATCCATCAACACTAGCTGTAGGTCAGGCAATTGTAATTCCGATCATCGGTAGATTTTATTGGGTACAACCTGGAGATACCCTTTGGTCAATTGGACAACGCTTTGGAATTAGCTATCAGCAACTCGCTCAAGTTAATCAAATTCCTACAAACCTTCCTTTACAGGTAGGCACTAGACTCTACATCCCTGAACTTCCAAAGCGAAATGTTGAAACCAATGCCTACGTTGAACCTCTCGGTGGAACAGTAACACCAGCATTAGAACAAGCAGCACGAGAAGCAGCCCCATACCTAACATACCTAGCACCTTTCAGCTTCCAAATCCAACGTGACGGTTCACTAAAGGAACCCCTTCTAAATAATTTTCCTGAGATTGCCGGACAAAATAATGTGACCTTAATGATGGTTGTAACGAATTTAGAGGAAGGCCAGTTCAGTGATGAATTAGGTAGAATTGTTTTAACAGACCAAGCTGTACAAGATAAATTATTAGATACCATTGTTCAAAAAGCACAGCAATATGGTTTCAGGGATATTCATTTTGATATGGAATATTTACGACCAGAGGATCGTGAAGCCTATAATACTTTTTTACGTAAGGCAAAACAACGGTTTAGTGCACAGGGTTGGTTAATGTCTACGGCACTAGCACCTAAAACAAGTGCAGATCAAAAAGGACGTTGGTATGAAGCACATGATTACCGAGCTCATGGGGAAATTGCTGACTTTGTTGTTATTATGACATATGAGTGGGGCTATAGCGGTGGTCCTGCAATGGCTGTATCACCAATTGGTCCTGTAAGAGAAGTATTAGAATACGCCTTATCTGAAATGCCTTCAAATAAAATTATGATGGGCCAAAACTTGTATGGATATGACTGGACCCTTCCATTTGTTGAAGGCGGGGAGTATGCAAAGGCCGTGAGTCCACAGCGTGCTATCGAATTAGCAAAACAATATAACGTCCCTATCCAGTATGATCAAAAAGCACAAGCACCTCATTTTAATTATGTTGATGCTGAAGGTAAGGAGCATGAGGTTTGGTTCGAGGATGCTAGATCCATTCAGGCTAAATTTGATTTAATTAAGGAATTAAATTTAAGAGGAATAAGTTATTGGAAACTAGGTCTTCCTTTCCCACAAAATTGGTTATTGATCACTGAAAATTTTAATGTTGTAAAAAGATAAGCACTAAAGGACCATTTATTGGGTCCTTTATTTTTTTTGAAATTTAATGCCCCCACAGGACTTAGGTCTGTGATAAAATAAGTTTTGTCACTTTATTTACAAATTAAGATAATTTTCGGCAGATTTTTTTGGTCAATTAAAGGGGGAAATGAGATGAGCCACACACCTTTTATTACTGTAGAAGGTCCTATCGGTGTTGGTAAAACCTCACTCGCTAAATCCATATCAGAACACTTCCAGTATGCTCTATTAAAAGAAATTGTCGATGAAAATCCGTTTCTTGGGAAGTTTTATGAAAATATAGATGAGTGGAGCTTTCAGACAGAAATGTTCTTTTTATGTAATCGATATAAACAGCTTGAGGACATTAATCATTTATTTTTACAAAAGCAACAAGCTGTAGTAAGTGATTACCATATCATTAAAAATATAATCTTTGCAGAGAGAACTTTAAAAGCTCCTCAATTTAGTAAATACCTTCAAATCTATCAAATCCTAACTCAGGATATGCCTGTACCAAACATAATCGTTTATTTAAATGCCAGCCTCGATACATTACTTAAGCGGATTCAGATGCGCGGACGTGATATTGAAAAAAACATTGATCCTGCTTATTTACTGCAACTTTCAGCTGACTATGAACAAACTATGAGGGAGTTCGAGCGTACCTATCCACATATTCCTGTTATTCGAATTAATGGGGATGAATTAGATTTCGTACAAAACAAGCTAGATTTAGACTATATCTTAACTAAAATAGACAAAACAATTGCAAAAGGAGTCGAACAAAATGAATTTGCGAAGTAAATACAATATACCAGCAAACTCGGTTATTACAATTGCGGGTACTGTTGGAGTTGGAAAATCTACCATTACAAAGGCCTTGGCAAATTCCTTAGGATTCCGCACTTCTTTTGAAAAGGTAGATACAAATCCTTACCTAGATCCATTCTACGCTGACTTTAAAAGATGGAGCTTCCACCTTCAAATTTATTTTCTAGCTGAACGCTTTAAGGAGCAGAAAAAGATTTTTGAATATGGTGGTGGGTTTATTCAAGACCGCTCTATTTATGAAGATACAGGCATTTTTGCTAGAATGCATTATGAAAAAGGAACAATGACACCAATTGATTATGAAACATATACTAACCTTTTTGAAGCAATGGTGATGACTCCTTATTTCCCGCATCCAGATTTACTTGTCTACTTAGAAGGTAGTCTTGATGATATATTATCTCGTATAAAAGAGCGTGGACGACCAATGGAGCAGCAAACTCCTGTAGAATATTGGGAAGAAATGCATGAAAGATATGAAAAATGGATTAATAGCTTTACTGCCTGTCCTGTTCTTCGAATTAATATAAATGAATATGATTTAATTGAACAAGAAGCATCAATTGAGCCGATTATTGAAAAAATCTCAAATGCCTTAAATCAACATTCTTTATTAGTAAAAAGATAAAAGCCATCCAATCGGATGGCTTTTTTATTAATATAAATATTTTTAATATTAAGTCATAAATACGCAAAAAAATTCGTTACATATGCGTAACGAATTTCTAATCTCCAAAATATGCGCTTTTAGAAAATTATCGAATTTTAAAATGGCGGAGGAAGAGGGATTCGAACCCCCGCGGGCTTTAACACCCCTGTCGGTTTTCAAGACCGATCCCTTCAGCCGGACTTGGGTATTCCTCCGTTTCGACAAGAATTAATATATCATATCCTATAAAAGCATGTCAACAATTTTAAAGAAGTTTTTTTGCTGAATTGAAGGAGGAGAATTACTCCTCCTTATCAATCCTACTTACGGCCAATAACTTCACGATTTCCCATATATGGACGAAGTACTTCTGGAATAATGACACTACCATCTGCCTGTTGATAATTTTCTAATATAGCAGACACTGTACGTCCAATCGCAAGACCAGATCCATTTAACGTATGAACATGCTCTGGTTTAGCCTTCGGATCACGACGGAAACGAATATTTGCACGACGTGCTTGGAATGCTTCAAAGTTACTACAAGAAGAAATTTCTCGATACGTTCCATAGCTTGGGATCCAAACTTCTATGTCGTATTTCTTCGCTGCTGTAAATCCTAAATCAGCTGTACACATACTTAACACTCGGTATGGAAGTCCGAGCAATTGTAGCACCTTTTCTGCATTACCAGTTAGTTTCTCTAACTCTTCGTAAGAATCCTCTGGTTTTACAAATTTAACAAGTTCTACTTTATTGAACTGGTGCTGACGAATTAACCCTCTTGTATCACGACCTGCAGATCCCGCTTCAGATCTAAAGCATGCACTATATGCGGCATAATTGTATGGAAGGTCTTCTCCAGCTAGAATTTCATCACGGTGAAAGTTTGTAACAGGTACTTCTGCTGTTGGAATTAAGAAGTAGTCTTCACTCTCAATTAAAAAAGCATCTTCTTCAAACTTAGGAAGCTGACCTGTTCCAGTCATACTAGCACGATTCACCATGTATGGAGGCAGGATTTCTTCGTAGCCATGTTCCTCAACGTGAAGATCTAACATAAAGTTCATCAATGCACGTTCAAGTCTAGCACCTAGACCTTTATAAAAAACAAAGCGACTTCCAGTAACCTTGCCTGCTCGTTCAAAATCTAGGATTCCAAGTTCATCTGCGATTTCCCAATGCGGTTTTGGTTCAAATGAAAACTCAGGTAACTCTCCCCACTTACGAGCCTCAACATTATCATCTTCCGTTTCTCCAACTGGAACACTCTCATGAGGAATGTTAGGAATTGATAATAGTAACAGTTCAAGCTCCTCTTCTAATGGACGAAGCTCATCATCAAGTACCTTAATTTGATCGCCAACTTCTCGCATCTCAGTGATTAGGTGATCTGCATCTTGCTTTTCACGTTTTAATACAGCAACTTGAGCAGATACTTCATTACGTTTACTTTTTAACTCTTCTGTTTTTAAAATTAATTCTCTGCGTTTCGCATCTAACTCTTCAAACTTTCCTAAGTCTGTTAAGTCTTCTCCTCGGTGCTGAAGCTTTTGTTTTACCTCTTCAAAATTGGCTCTTAACAATTTAATATCAAGCATTCTCTTTTCCTCCTACTAAATCTATGACAAAACAAAAAACTCCCGTCCCTAAAAAAGGGACGAGAGTTAACCCGCGTTGCCACCCTAGTTGAAGATATAAAATATCTCCCTCTTGATAAAGAAATAACGGCTCTTAACCGAAAATACTTACTAACAAAAGCTTTCAGTATTTTACTCAAGGATGGATTCACAAGCACCTTACATCGGTTCACACCAACCACCGACTCTCTAGAGAAAGTATGCATGTTACTAGTTCCTGTCATAGATTTAATCCAATTTATTTATAGTAATACATAATTTACTATAAGTTTTTGCAAGATGCAATAGGTTTATACAAGATTTTTTTCCTTAGCTTCTTCAACCATCTTCACAAAGTATTGTGTTAACCGATGATCATCCGTTAATTCAGGATGGAATGAACAGCC includes:
- the tadA gene encoding tRNA adenosine(34) deaminase TadA; protein product: MYNDDYFMRLAIIEAKKAEMINEVPIGAIIVKDNEVIASAHNLRETEQRSIAHAELLAIDQACKVVGSWRLEEATLYVTLEPCAMCAGAIVLSRVKRVVYGAKDPKGGCAGTLMDLLQEERFNHQSEVVQGVLEEECGLLLSDFFKRLRLQKKEKKQLNLEP
- a CDS encoding isochorismatase family cysteine hydrolase — its product is MFKYPFYEDQRVALLIIDMINDFKFEYGKALAEKALPMSDSILKLKQQFKQQNLPVIYINDHYNLWQANLPRLLDHCLNKQSEPILKKLAPQEDDYFLIKPKHSAFYNTSLETLLRELDIDTLVLTGIAGNICVLFTANDAYMRGYKLIIPSDCITSNDSRDNEYALLMMKNVLKAHLFSTKDMTESLSDE
- a CDS encoding LysM peptidoglycan-binding domain-containing protein, yielding MQIHVVQPGQNLSGIASAYNTTVEDIVEANEIPDPSTLAVGQAIVIPIIGRFYWVQPGDTLWSIGQRFGISYQQLAQVNQIPTNLPLQVGTRLYIPELPKRNVETNAYVEPLGGTVTPALEQAAREAAPYLTYLAPFSFQIQRDGSLKEPLLNNFPEIAGQNNVTLMMVVTNLEEGQFSDELGRIVLTDQAVQDKLLDTIVQKAQQYGFRDIHFDMEYLRPEDREAYNTFLRKAKQRFSAQGWLMSTALAPKTSADQKGRWYEAHDYRAHGEIADFVVIMTYEWGYSGGPAMAVSPIGPVREVLEYALSEMPSNKIMMGQNLYGYDWTLPFVEGGEYAKAVSPQRAIELAKQYNVPIQYDQKAQAPHFNYVDAEGKEHEVWFEDARSIQAKFDLIKELNLRGISYWKLGLPFPQNWLLITENFNVVKR
- a CDS encoding deoxynucleoside kinase, producing MSHTPFITVEGPIGVGKTSLAKSISEHFQYALLKEIVDENPFLGKFYENIDEWSFQTEMFFLCNRYKQLEDINHLFLQKQQAVVSDYHIIKNIIFAERTLKAPQFSKYLQIYQILTQDMPVPNIIVYLNASLDTLLKRIQMRGRDIEKNIDPAYLLQLSADYEQTMREFERTYPHIPVIRINGDELDFVQNKLDLDYILTKIDKTIAKGVEQNEFAK
- a CDS encoding deoxynucleoside kinase is translated as MNLRSKYNIPANSVITIAGTVGVGKSTITKALANSLGFRTSFEKVDTNPYLDPFYADFKRWSFHLQIYFLAERFKEQKKIFEYGGGFIQDRSIYEDTGIFARMHYEKGTMTPIDYETYTNLFEAMVMTPYFPHPDLLVYLEGSLDDILSRIKERGRPMEQQTPVEYWEEMHERYEKWINSFTACPVLRININEYDLIEQEASIEPIIEKISNALNQHSLLVKR
- the serS gene encoding serine--tRNA ligase: MLDIKLLRANFEEVKQKLQHRGEDLTDLGKFEELDAKRRELILKTEELKSKRNEVSAQVAVLKREKQDADHLITEMREVGDQIKVLDDELRPLEEELELLLLSIPNIPHESVPVGETEDDNVEARKWGELPEFSFEPKPHWEIADELGILDFERAGKVTGSRFVFYKGLGARLERALMNFMLDLHVEEHGYEEILPPYMVNRASMTGTGQLPKFEEDAFLIESEDYFLIPTAEVPVTNFHRDEILAGEDLPYNYAAYSACFRSEAGSAGRDTRGLIRQHQFNKVELVKFVKPEDSYEELEKLTGNAEKVLQLLGLPYRVLSMCTADLGFTAAKKYDIEVWIPSYGTYREISSCSNFEAFQARRANIRFRRDPKAKPEHVHTLNGSGLAIGRTVSAILENYQQADGSVIIPEVLRPYMGNREVIGRK